Proteins encoded in a region of the Quercus lobata isolate SW786 chromosome 8, ValleyOak3.0 Primary Assembly, whole genome shotgun sequence genome:
- the LOC115956407 gene encoding putative nuclease HARBI1 → MLGDQFHQQPDGTQVPLEILQSSRFNLYFKDCIGALDGTHVRVKVSNEDAPRYRGRKGYTTQNVLAACSFDLKFTYVLPGWEGTALDSRIIKSALTRNDNLKIPQGKYYLVDAGYMNRSRLIALYRGVRYHLKEYSVRPPENAKELFNLRHASLRTAIERAFGVLKKRFPIIASTTEPNYCVDTQNEIILACCILHNYLMGVDPDESLIAEVNEEVLHSHRERVAPTPREDDEDARQGDIIRDSIASAMWQNYVQM, encoded by the exons atgttagGGGATCAATTCCATCAACAACCTGATGGAACCCAAGTGCCACTTGAAATACTACAAAGTAGTAGGTTCAACctatattttaag GATTGTATTGGGGCACTTGATGGGACACATGTTCGTGTCAAAGTGTCTAATGAGGATGCACCAAGATATCGGGGTAGGAAGGGTTACACAACACAAAATGTCTTGGCAGCATGctcatttgatttaaaattcacATACGTGTTACCAGGTTGGGAAGGAACTGCGTTAGATTCAAGAATAATAAAGAGTGCTTTAACTAGAAACGATAATTTGAAAATCCCACAAg gtaaatattatcttgttgaTGCGGGATACATGAATAGAAGTCGTCTGATTGCACTTTATAGGGGAGTGCGTTATCATTTAAAAGAGTACTCTGTTCGTCCCCCTGAAAATGCTAAAGAATTGTTTAATTTGCGACATGCATCATTACGCACTGCTATTGAAAGAGCATTTGGTGTACTTAAAAAGAGATTTCCTATCATAGCAAGTACTACAGAGCCTAATTATTGTGTTGACACtcaaaatgaaatcattttagcATGTTGTATacttcataattatttaatggGTGTCGATCCTGATGAAAGTCTTATTGCTGAAGTTAATGAAGAGGTATTGCATTCTCATCGTGAACGTGTGGCCCCTACTCCAAGAGAAGATGATGAGGATGCTAGGCAAGGAGATATTATTAGAGATTCTATAGCATCAGCCATGTGGCAAAACTATGTCCAAATGTGA